A region from the Medicago truncatula cultivar Jemalong A17 chromosome 6, MtrunA17r5.0-ANR, whole genome shotgun sequence genome encodes:
- the LOC25496161 gene encoding mitochondrial import inner membrane translocase subunit PAM16 like 2 yields the protein MAAKILANLIVMGGGILARAVVQAYRQALTNASKNGVAQETIQNTIRKAKITEQEARQILGVTEEMSWEEITKKYEKMFENNAKSGSFYLQSKIYRAKECLEQTLKKGEGDGNPS from the exons ATG GCTGCAAAGATTCTCGCAAACTTGATTGTGATGGGTGGGGGAATCTTAGCAAGAGCAGTTGTCCAGGCATATCGTCAAGCCCTTACCA ATGCCTCAAAAAATGGCGTTGCACAAGAAACAATACAAAATACTATCCGCAAAGCTAAGATTACAGAGCAAGAAGCTCGGCAGATTCTTGGTGTTACTGAAGAAATGTCCTGGGAGGAAATTACGAAG AAATACGAGAAAATGTTTGAGAATAATGCCAAGAGTGGGAGTTTTTACCTCCAGTCAAAAATTTATCGGGCGAAGGAATGTCTGGAGCAGACACTCAAAAAAGGCGAGGGTGATGGAAACCCTAGTTGA